From Rubrobacter calidifluminis:
GGCCCGGCGGGAGATAGAGGAGGGGGGAGGGCGGGCGTTCCCCGTTCTGGCGGACGCCACCGACCATGAGTCGGTCGCGCGGGCGTTCGGGCGCATCCGGTCGGAGCTCGGCGACCCGCAGGTGCTCGTGTACAATGCGGGGGCGTTCCAGCCCGGGGGCATCCTGGAGATAGAACCCGAGCGCTTCGACTACTGCTTCAGGGCCAACTGCGCCGGGGCGTTCTACTGTGCCCGCGAGGTGCTGCCCGCGATGGCAGGGGCGGGGCGCGGGACCATCATCCTCACCGGGGCCACGGCGTCGCTGCGCGGGTCGGCACGCTTCGCGGCGCTCGCGGTGGGCAAGTTCGGGCTTCGGGCGCTCGCGCAGTCGATGGCACGCGAGTTCGGGCCGCAGGGGGTGCACGTGGCGCACGTCGTCATAGACGGTCAGATCGACACGCCCCGCGTGCGCGCCATGCAGCCGGACCGCGAGACGCACACGATGCTCTCCCCCGGGGCCATCGCCGAGACCTACTGGCGGCTACACGTCCAGGATCCGACGGCCTGGACGCTCGAGCTCGACCTCAGGCCCGCCGTCGAGCGTTTCTAGCGGGCCCGCCGGCCCTTTACATCCGGCCTTCGGCCGGATATACCCACCTCTGTGCAGAGGCTCCCCGCAGAGAAGGCGCAGGAAGAGCGTGCGACCCCGCTTTCGGTCTTTGCCGGCCTGCTCGCGATCGGGGCGGGGCTCTACCTGCTTCTGATGAGTCTCTACCTGACGCTTCCCCCCGCCCAGGCAAAAGATTCCAACGACCTGAAGCTCTATCATGCCGTCGCCGGCGCCGTGCTGCGGGGGGAGATCCCCTACCGGGACTTCTTCATCGAGTACCCCCCGGGGAGCCTGCTGGCCTTCCTCCCGCCGGCTCCCTTTGCTGCGGACAGGACCACCTACTCGCTGTACTTCGCCTCCGAGATGGCGCTCGTGCTCGTGGCCTGCATGATGCTCACAGCCTTCTCCGCCCGCGCATCGGGACGCCGGGCGATGGCGGCTTCGCTGGTCTTCGCCCTCGGTGCGCTCGTCCTCTACCCCGTCTCGACGGCCCGCTACGACCCGGTCGTCGCGCTGACCCTCGCCGCGGCGGCGGCCTGCGCCGCCAGGGGACGCTCCCTGCCGGCCTTCGCCGCGCTGGGCTTCGGGACGGCGGCGAAGATCATCCCGGCGCTCGCGGCCTTCCCGCTCGCCGCTCTCGGTGGGGCCCGGCGCCTCCGGCGCGCCGGCCTCGGCTTCGGCGTCCTTTTGCTCGTCGTCGCGCTGTTCCTCGTGCCAGCCGGACTCCTGGGAGAGCAGGGGCTCGCCGCGAGCTTCGGGTATCAGGCGGGGCGCGGGCTGCAGCTCGAGAGCCTGGCGTCCTCGGTGCTGCTCGCGCTCGGCGCGGTGCGCTGGGTCGGCTTCTCGTACGGGGCTTTCGAGGTGCACGGCGGATGGGCGAACCTCGCCGCCTCGCTGAGCTTGCCGCTCACGGCCGCGCTGCTCTTGGTATGCCTCTTCCTCCTGTGGCGCCGCCATGGGCCCGGGGGGATGCCGCCCGCGCTTTTCCCCCGTTATGCCGCGGCGTTTATACTCGCGTTCATGCTCGGCTCGAAGGTCCTCTCGCCGCAGTACATGATCTGGCTTTTACCCCTCGTACCGCTCGGCGCGGAGGGGGCCTTCGGGGTTTTCCTCTCGGCCGTCTTTCTCGTGACCTGTTGCCTCACCACGGCTATATACCCCTTCCACTACCACCAGCTCGTGGTGGGACACGAACCCGAGGTGATGCTGCTGCTCGCGCGCAACGCGCTGCTCGTGATCCTGTGGTTCGCCCTGCTCCTCGCCCCGGCCGGGAAGAGGGCGGGATGAGAGGGGAGGCGCACCGCGGGAGGCTCCTCATGCTCGCGGTGTTCTTCGGGTGCCTGCTCCTGGCCGCCGGGTTCGCCGGCAGGCCCGAGATGAGCGCGCGACAGGCCGAGCAGAAGGCGTACTACGTGCCGGCCGTCCACGAGTACATAACCCGGCCGACGGTGCAGCCCAAAGCCGTCTACGACCCGGCGGACGGCGAGTGGAGGGTGGACCTCGTCGAGCAGACATCCGGCAAGACGGTCGCCCGGCTCCTCGTCTTGGATGCGACCGGACGGGTGATCAGAGTAGAGATCACGCCGGCGGCGCATCGCGTCTCGTACCCCACGCTCTCTCGTAGAGAGGCCATAAAGCTCGCCGCCGCGAATCCGAAGGTGCGCGCGGAGCTCTCACGCCATCCCTCCCACACCGCGCAGGCCAGCTACGAGGGCGGCCGCTGGAAGGTGAGCTTCTGGAGCACCTCGGGCGGGAAGAGCCGGGAGATCGCGGAGGTCGAGATCGACGACCGCACCTGGGCCCTGGAGCACGTCTACACCGGGGCGCAGGTCTTTTGGCAGATGGCCCGCGGGGAGAGCTGGGCCTACGGCGGGCCGGCGAACTACTGGTACGTGTGGGGGCCTCTCGCGCTGATCTTCGCGGTGGCCTTCCTGCGCAACGACCGGCTCTTCTCGCTCCGGACGCTCGACGTGGCGGCCCTGCTCGGTTTCCTCGTCTCCCACGCCTACTTCCGGCAGGGGATCGTACACCCGGCGGTCCTGCTCTGGTACCCGCCGCTCGTCTACCTCTTCCTGCGCACCCTGCTCATGGGCTTCGGGGTAGGGGAGAGAGTCGAGCAGACTTCCAATTTCCCCGCCCCGGTCCTCTTCGCGCTCGGGGTGGCAGCGAGCGGGTTTCTTCTCTGGCTCAACCTGAGCTCGCGGGTCCTCGACGTGGGATACGCCGGGGTCGCCGGGGCCGACCGCATCATGCACGGCGTCTCCCCCTACGGTCACATGCCGCCCGATGTGGCCAGCGGCGACACCTACGGTCCACTCAACTACCTGCTCTACGTGCCCTTCATCCAGCTTTTTGGCTACTCCGGGCACTGGGACTATCTCCCCGCCGCGCACGCGCTGACGGTCTTCGCCTACGTCGTCGGGGCGCTGGCGATGATGTTCTGCGGCTACCGCTTCGCGGGGGTGAAGGGGGCCGGGGCGCTCTTTCTCGCCTGGTCCTCCTACCCCTACACCCTCTACGCGACGAACAACGACACCAACGACGTGCTCGTCGCCGCCGCGTTCGCGGTCGGGCTCGCGCTGGTGAGCTCCCCGCTGGCCCGCGGGGCGGTGGTCGCCGCCGGCTTCGCTATAAAGCTCTTCCCGCTGATCCTCGGCCCCCTCTGGCTCTTCTACGAGCGCCGCCGGCTGAGGCCGGGCCCCCTGATCGACTTCGCCCTCGGAGGGCTCGCCGTCCTGGTCGGCTCGTTCTGGGTGCTCCTGCTGGGCGGGAACGGCCCGATCGAGGCCGCGAAGACCTTCTACGAGCGTACCTTCGCCTTCCAGAACGGGCGCGTGACCCCCTGGACGATCTTCACCCAGGTTCCGCTCCTGGAGCCCCTGAAGCTCCCGCTCACCCTCGCGTTGGGGCTGCTCGCTCTGCTGGTCGCCTGCTTGCCCCGCACCATGACCGTCCGGCGGCTCGCGGCCCTCTCCGCGGCGCTAGTGGTAGGCTTCCAGCTCGTATCGAGCTACTGGTTCTACGCCTACATAACCTGGTTCGAGCCGCTGGTCTTCCTGGCGTTGTTGCCGAAGACGAACTGGAAGAGCGCGCTCGATGCGTCTCCGGGGAGGCTCGCCGAGGACTCCGCCTAGGCCCGCCCCTCCTCACGCTCCTCGCGTTCCCGGCGCCACCTTTCGAGACGCTCCCCGATCTCTTTCTCCGCCCCCCGTCTCTTGGGTTCGTAGTAGACGGTTTCCGAGAGCTCTTCCGGGAGATACCGCTGGTTCATCCCCTCCCTGCCGCTCGCGTGCAGGTATTCGTAGCCCTCTCCGTAGCCCTCCTTCCGCATCAGGTCGGTCGGGGCGTTCCTCAGGTGCAGGGGTACCTCGGGTGTGATCCCGGAGCGCACGTCCTCGAGCGCCCGGCCGATCCCGGCGTAGGCGGCGTTGGACTTCGGGGCGGAGGCCAGGTAGGTGGTGGCCTGAGCAAGCGGGATTCTGCCCTCGGGCATCCCGACGAGGCGGACGGCGTCGGCGGCGGCCACCGCGAGCGGCAGAGCATGCGGGTCGGCGTTGCCGACGTCCTCGGAGGCCAGGATCACGAGCCGCCTGGCGATGAAGACCGGATCCTCTCCGGCCTCTATCATTCGGGCCAGGTAGTGGAGGGCGGCGTCCGGGTCGCCGCCGCGCACGCTCTTTATGAACGCGCTTATGACGTCGTAGTGCTCCTCGCGCCCGTAGCGCGGGGCCTGCCGTCCGAGCGCCCGTTCGATCTCCGCGATCCCCACCTCCTCACTTCCCGGGGCCGAGATCTCCAGGGCGTTCAGCATCCTGCGCGCGTCCCCACCCGAGAGGCGCAGCAGGTAGTCCCGCGCTTCGGCCGAGATCCCGACGCCCAGCTCCTTTAGCCCCCGCTCCAGCAACGTCTCAAGATCGCCGGCCTGAAGCGGCCGCAGGCGCAACACCCGCGACCGTGAAAGGAGCGGTGCGGTCACCTCGAAGGAGGGGTTCTCCGTCGTCGCCCCGATGAAGTCCACGAGTCCTTCCTCGAGCGCGGGCAGAAGTGCATCCTGCTGAGCCTTGTTGAAGCGGTGCACCTCGTCCACGAAGAGGAGCGTCCCCCTCCTCTCGTACTTGAGCCGCTCGCGCGCCCCCTCCAGCGCCGCCCGCAGGTCCTTCACCCCGCTCTCGACCGCGCTCAGGGGGACGAACTCCTCGGCGACCTCCCGGGATAGGACGCGGGCGAGGGTGGTCTTGCCGGTGCCGGGAGGCCCCCAGAGGATCACCGATCCGACCCTCCCACGCTCGAGAGCCTCGCGCAGAGGGCCGCCCTCGCCGGTTAGGTGACCCTGGCCGACCACCTCATCGAGCGTCTTCGGGCGCAGCCGCTCTGCGAGCGGGGCGCGGCGAGAAAGTTCCTCTTCGCCTCCAGAGTCGAAGAGATCCACGAGACGTGAGTATACCCTCTGCCGGCGAGGGCTCAGCCGCCGGTACCCGTCCGGCGGTCCGGGAACTCCTCGACCACCTGCCTCAGGGCTGAGGCCACCACGGGGTCGAACTGGGTTCCGGCGTTGCGCTCTATCTCTTCCAGGGCCTCGCGCGGGGAGATCCTGTACTGGTAGGGCCTGCCGCGGGTCATCGCCTCGAACGCGTCGGCGACGAAGACGATGCGGGCGGCGAGCGGAATCTCCTCGCCCTGCAGCCCGTCGGGGTACCCGCGCCCGTCGAGCCGCTCGTGGTGGTGGCGGACGGCCGGGATTACCGGCTCCATCCCGCCCGCCGCTTCCAGGATCCTCGCGCCCAGCACCGGATGGCTCTTTATTGTCTCGTACTCCTCGTCGGTCAGGGGGTCTTCCTTGAGCAGAATCTCGTCGGGTATACCTATCTTGCCGATGTCGTGCAGCAGGCCGCCGAGCGAGAACAGCTCGACCTCCTCGCGCTGCAGGCCCATGACCTCCGCCATCCGGCGCACGAGGCTGGAGACGACCCGCATGTGCGCACCGAGGTAGGGCATCCTGACCTCCGAGGCCTCGACGAGCGCCGCCGCGGTCCTGTCCGTCTGCTCTCCAGGGGCGAGGGCCACCTGCCAGGCCATCACCTGCTCGCCCTTGGTCTCTTCGGCGGTTGCAAGGGCGCGTTCGATAAGTTCATCAGCATCCTCCCCGCTGCGGCTCAGCACGTACCCGACGGAGGCCGAGAGCGGGGTGCGGGAGTCGGAGGTGAGCCTGACGGTCGCCTGCTGTATGGCCCGGGAGGCTTTGTTGGCCCGTGCCCGGCTGGAGCCACGGATGAGCACGGCGAATTCGTCGCCCCCGCAGCGGAATGCCTCCAGCTGCAGGTTCTCGAGGCTGCGGGCGATCTGTCTGAGCAGGAGGTCCCCGGCGGCCAGCCCGTGGGCCCGGTTGTAGCGACGCAGCCCGTTTATGTCCGCGGCCAGCAGCGTGATCTGGCGCTCTCCGGAGAGCTCGGAGCGGAGGGTCCGGTACAGTGATGAGTAGCCCGGCAGGCCGGTCACGGGGTCCCTGCCCCCCGGAGCCTGCACCCGGTTTCTCTCCAGTACCGGGGCCACCTGGGCGGCGAGCATCTCGAGCGCCCGTTCGTCCGCCGGACCGGGTTCCCTGCCCCCGACCACCAGGGCGCCGGACGGCTCCGCACCAGCGCTCGTGAACGGCGCGGCCACGAATCCCCTCATCCCGCAGACCTCTTCCTCGCTCCTGACCGTCTTCCTCTCCCGGCAGCTCCACAGGAGGAGCTTCTGGATCTCCGGGTGCCACCAGTTGGGGTAGGCTTCCCGCTTCTCAGCCGTGAAGGTGCGGTGGCTGGCACCGTCGAGCAGGGCGGCGTGCGCGTAGGGGGCTCCGGTGAGCGCGCTGGCAGTTTCGGCGGTCCACTGCAGCACGGCCTCCAGGCTGAGGTTGGCCAGCAGGGGGCCGAGCCGCATGACGAGCTCGAGCTCACGCTCCTCCTGATCGTGGCTCTCACGCAGGGCCTCGGCGAGCTCCCGCTCCCTCCGGGATGCCTCCTGCAGCTGCAGGCTCGTCGCGGCGGCGAGGCCGAAGGCGACCAGGATGGCGGCGGTCCTCACCCAGATCCCGGGACCACCCCCGCCCGTTATCAACGCGGCGGCGAGATACCCCGCCGCCAGCACCGGTCCAGAGAGCAGCACCCGTTCGGCCTGTTCGAAACGGGACAGACTCAACGCCGAGAGCGGGTAGAGAACGAAGAACCAGGAGGTGCCCCCTCCGGTGCCGGGGACGACCAGGCTCGCGCACAGCGCGTCCGCCGCGGCCCACAAAAGCGGCTCCCGGACGAGCAGCCCAGGCCTCCCGTAGATCCCCACGAGCCCGAACAGGAGGCCGAGCGCCGCGCCCAGGTAGGTCCACCACGGCGCCTCCGCAGGCCAGCCGGACCCGAGCAGGGCCAGCACCGCACACGCAAGCAGCACCCGGATCATACCGGGCGAACGCGTGTTGTTTCGCTCAGCCACACCGAACCGCCGACTTCATCAAGCCGCCCCCCTCCAGAAGGGCAACAATACCAACTGTTAAATTATCTTCTTCCCTCTTGCAAATGGCAAATGGCTCCTGCGGTTCCACCTGTATCACGCGCCGTGCCCGAGGCCTCTCAGCCGGGAGGTTTCCGGCGGTTCGGGGAATGTGAAGCGTGCTCCTGAGGCGTCTTTGTAGTCTTCGGCCTCAGTGTCGAGGATGCGCAGGAAGGCCCGCACCACCCCGGCGTCGAACTCTCTTCCAGCGCCGGCGACCAGGTATGCTCTCGCCTCCTCCGGGGGGACACCATTCCGACACGGGTTGTCCAGCACCAGCGCGGCGTAAGCCTGGGCTACGGATATGATCTTCGCCTCCACCGGTATCCAGCGGCCGCGCAACCCGTTTGGGTATCCCTGGCCGTCGGGGCGTTCGTGGTGCCAAAGAACCCAGCCGGTCATCTCCTCCAGGCCCGCCACCGGCGAGAGGATCTGCGCACCGCGCGCCGGGTGCTCGGCGAGAGCCCCCTGGGGGGCCGGTTCGAAATGCGTCGGCTGGAGCAGCAGTTCCTCCGGAAAGCTGGACATCCCGATGTCGTGTAGCAGGGCGGCGAGCCTCACCCGGGCGGCCCTGGACCCCTCCAGGCCCATCTCTCGCGCCAGATCACCGGCGTAGATCGCCGTCGCGGCGGCGTGGCGGTGGGAATAGTGGTCCCGGCGGCCGAGCTCCAGGATCATGGTCGCCGCGAACCACAGCCTCGCTCCGGAGAGGGTCTCCTCCAGCGTCTTCACCCGGCCCTGCAGGGCACGCAGGCGCTCGATCCTGGCCCGCGAGCGCGAGGCGATGGTCCTGCTCGCCACGGCGCCGGCGAGGGCGACACCGGCGGCGGCTGGTTCGTAGGCTGCGAAGACCGACATCGCCAGGGCGGAAGCCAGCGCGCCGGTCGCATGGGCCCCCAGATAGGGCTGGACCGACTCGCGCCACGACTCCAGGATCGGACGTCCCTCCCTCAACTTCAGGAAGAGCACCCCGGCCGCATCCCGGCTCGCTATCAGCACTGCTCCGGCGAGGAACGTGCCGTAGAAGATCTCCGGTGTCGGCTCGGGCCTGGCGTACAGCAGCGGGCGGTGGAAGGGGACGAAAGACATCCCGGCCAGATGCGCCGCTACCACGCAGGATGATGCCTCACACGCCGCCCGCCATCCGTCGCGGCGTGCCGTGAAAAAGGCCGCGGGGAGCGCGGCCGCGGCGGTCCAGGTGGGGCCCATCAGGGAGAGTGCGCATACGAGCACGACGTCCTGAGGACCGGTGCCTGATCTTTCTCCGCTCTCTCCGGAGATGAAGCGTCCCGCGGTGATGAGCAGAACGAAGACGGCCGCACCACCGATGAACCGCCCGTCGAGCGGGACGCCGTACCAGTAGATCCAGGAGACCACCAGCGTCACGGCGAAAACCGCGAGCGTCGAAAGGTAGGTTCTCAGGTGGTCCTGGCCCAATCTACGCCTCTCGTGGAAGGCCGGCGGGTGTCATGATCGCCAGTTCGTCCTCAATCCCCGGATGGGAACCCATGATACACGATCAAACCTGCGGTTGAAAACTTCACCTGTAGATTATCGTACACGCACCCCGGAAACTTTAGCCCCTCTTCGAGGGTGCGAAACGGAGCATCGCGATCGTGAAGGTGAGTGCGAGGGCGGTCGCGATGCCTGCGATCAGGTACGTGTGGGAAGGCCCCGTCGCGTCGGTCAGGAGCCCGCCGAGAGGATAAGCCACCGCTTCCCCGATACCGAAGCCCAGAAACCTCACCGAGAAGACCCTCCCGAGGAAATTCTCCGGGACGCTGGTCTGCAGTATGGTGTCGCAGGTTACGTTGTCCACCCCGTTCGAGATGCCGGCGAGCGTGATGGCCGCCAGCGCGAGCGTGAACAGCGGGGAGAGCCCGGCCCCGCAGAGGGCGACCGCGTATCCCAGGAGGGCCACGAGGTAGACCGGAAGCAGCCGCACCCGCTCAGCCACCGTCGCCATCAGCGCGCTGCCGGCCACCATGCCCACCCCGTAGAGGCTCATCAGCACGCCATATCCTTCGGTCCCGGCTCCGAAATGCCGGGCCAGGAAGATCTCTGCCGGGGTGACCAGGTCGGTCGTGAAGACGATGAGCGAGGCCCCGACGACCACCGCGAGCGGTACGCGCGAGAGCAGGAGATAACCGACCCCGGATCTGAACTCCTCGAAGAATCCCGAATCCTCCGCGTGCTCCGGGCGAGAGAACGGCACCAGCGCGAGGAAGATCGCAGAGATGAGAAATGAGACGGCATCGAGTGCAAAGGCCACGTCCAGCCCGGCTGTCGCGACCAAAAACCCACCGAGCGCGGGACCAACGGAGATCGAGGTGCTGAAGGTGCTGCTGATGATCGAGTTGGCGCGGGTCAGGTTGCCGCCGGCGACCACGCTGGGGAAGGCGGCCCGGATCGTCGGGTTGAAGAAGGTCTTGGCGAGCCCGATCAGAAAGACCAGCACATACAGGGTGAAGATGTCCCGCGTGAAGATGATCCCGAGGGTCAGCGCCGCCCGCGCGAGGTCGCTGCCGACCAGGATCGCCTTGCGGTCTAGCCGGTCGGCGAGGACGCCGACAAAGGGCCCGGCGAGCGTCGGCAGCAGGCGGGCCACCAGGATGCCGCCGACAGCCGACGCCCTCCCACCGAGCCCTGCAGCCAGGACGACCAGCGCAACCATGGAGATGGCGTCACCGAGGAAAGAGATTGCCTGTCCCACCCAGAGCCTGACGAAGCCCTGATTCCTGAAGAGAGATCCTCCCGAGCTCTCCACCGCCACCCCCGTTGGTGCATATGCCTTTCTAATGGAGCTTCCGTGAAGCATCAACATGTTACGCTGATCGTCTGTGGGAAGTAAAGCCCTCCATCAAGGAGTGGGGGAGCCACGATATCGCTCGTCGTGCTCACGTCGCTGGCGGTCCATCCTGCGGGCTGTCTCGAGCACATCCTCCGGCTTGAGGCTCCTTAGCGCGCCGGTCTCGAGCACCTGCTCGACGGAGTGCTCGGGGATCCTCATCCATTCCGCAGCGTGCTCCACCGGCAACGGCCTGCCCACAAGGCGGCAGAACAGCCACACGGCCCACCTTCCTGCGCCGAAACCCGCCAGGAACCGCACCAAGACGCGACCACCTCCGTGGTAACGAGACACTGACCTGCGGGAATTCTAGCCCAGGAGGGCCCGCCAGGCCCTTTGGGATAAAATAATCCAAATGAATCATGCGGGCGGCGCGGACGATTTCTACGAACTGGTCGAGAAGGCTCTCGAGAGCCTGCCCGCCGGGCTCTCCGGCATGCTCGAGAACGTCGCGATAGTCGTCGAGGACTGGCCGAACCTCTCCTCCCCGCTCTCCCAGGACTCGAATGATCTCTACGGTCTCTACGAGGGGGTGCCGCTCGACAGGCGTGGCGCAGGCTACTGGGCACAGCTCCCGGACAGGATCACGATCTTCCGCGGCCCGCTGGAGCGGGATTTCCCGCCGGAGAAGCTCGAGGAGCAGGTCCGCATTACCGTGATCCACGAGCTCGCCCACCACTTCGGTATAGATGATGGGCATCTGGAGGAGCTGGGATGGGCGTAAAACCAGCGGGGGGCTCGGTAAGGATCGAACGCCACCTCGCCGCACCCGCCACCTACGTCTCGCGCTACATCGGCGATTTCCGCAACGCCCGGGAGTGGATGGTCGGCGTGGAAGCGGTGGAGAGGCTAGACGGGGAGCACTACCGGCTGCACCTCGAGACCCCGGTTGGCAGGATGGAGCCAGAAGTGAGAGTGACCGAGCGCAGCGAAGGCCGCATCCGCTGGGTCTACACCTCGGTCGTCGAGGGCGGGGGAGAGGTGGTGGTGCGTCCCGACGGGGAGCGCGGTTGCGTGGTCTGCTACAGCGGACATTTCCGTCTAAGGCGCAACCTCCTCGACCGGGCGGCCCGTCTCGTCGGGGCCGAGAGGTTCGCCCGCAGGAACGGAGAGCGCTCGCTGGAGCGCCTCAAGGCGCTCATGGAGGCACGCGGACGGTGAAAGGTTGGCTGAAGGAGGATGCCGGTCGATGATTGGTCCATTCGAAGTTCTCGTCTTCGCTTTCGTGATCTTCGTGGTGCTGGGGCCGCGCAGGATCTCGCGGATGACCCGTTCCACGATCCGGGGCGCAGGTGACTTCCTGGACCAGATCGGCCGCCCCAAGGAGGGGGAGCTGGGCGAAGAGGAAGAGAGGAGGCCCTAGGGGGTCTCAGAGGAGGCCCAGACGTCCATCGTCTTCCAGGCTGGCGTTAGGCTCCGCACGCAACATCTCCTCTGATGGCTCTTCCCCCTCCGAGATCAGGCGTACCTCGCCCTCCTCGGGGGAGATCTCGTAGGTCCGGTAGGAGA
This genomic window contains:
- a CDS encoding SRPBCC family protein — encoded protein: MGVKPAGGSVRIERHLAAPATYVSRYIGDFRNAREWMVGVEAVERLDGEHYRLHLETPVGRMEPEVRVTERSEGRIRWVYTSVVEGGGEVVVRPDGERGCVVCYSGHFRLRRNLLDRAARLVGAERFARRNGERSLERLKALMEARGR
- a CDS encoding diguanylate cyclase; this translates as MAERNNTRSPGMIRVLLACAVLALLGSGWPAEAPWWTYLGAALGLLFGLVGIYGRPGLLVREPLLWAAADALCASLVVPGTGGGTSWFFVLYPLSALSLSRFEQAERVLLSGPVLAAGYLAAALITGGGGPGIWVRTAAILVAFGLAAATSLQLQEASRRERELAEALRESHDQEERELELVMRLGPLLANLSLEAVLQWTAETASALTGAPYAHAALLDGASHRTFTAEKREAYPNWWHPEIQKLLLWSCRERKTVRSEEEVCGMRGFVAAPFTSAGAEPSGALVVGGREPGPADERALEMLAAQVAPVLERNRVQAPGGRDPVTGLPGYSSLYRTLRSELSGERQITLLAADINGLRRYNRAHGLAAGDLLLRQIARSLENLQLEAFRCGGDEFAVLIRGSSRARANKASRAIQQATVRLTSDSRTPLSASVGYVLSRSGEDADELIERALATAEETKGEQVMAWQVALAPGEQTDRTAAALVEASEVRMPYLGAHMRVVSSLVRRMAEVMGLQREEVELFSLGGLLHDIGKIGIPDEILLKEDPLTDEEYETIKSHPVLGARILEAAGGMEPVIPAVRHHHERLDGRGYPDGLQGEEIPLAARIVFVADAFEAMTRGRPYQYRISPREALEEIERNAGTQFDPVVASALRQVVEEFPDRRTGTGG
- a CDS encoding glycosyltransferase 87 family protein is translated as MRGEAHRGRLLMLAVFFGCLLLAAGFAGRPEMSARQAEQKAYYVPAVHEYITRPTVQPKAVYDPADGEWRVDLVEQTSGKTVARLLVLDATGRVIRVEITPAAHRVSYPTLSRREAIKLAAANPKVRAELSRHPSHTAQASYEGGRWKVSFWSTSGGKSREIAEVEIDDRTWALEHVYTGAQVFWQMARGESWAYGGPANYWYVWGPLALIFAVAFLRNDRLFSLRTLDVAALLGFLVSHAYFRQGIVHPAVLLWYPPLVYLFLRTLLMGFGVGERVEQTSNFPAPVLFALGVAASGFLLWLNLSSRVLDVGYAGVAGADRIMHGVSPYGHMPPDVASGDTYGPLNYLLYVPFIQLFGYSGHWDYLPAAHALTVFAYVVGALAMMFCGYRFAGVKGAGALFLAWSSYPYTLYATNNDTNDVLVAAAFAVGLALVSSPLARGAVVAAGFAIKLFPLILGPLWLFYERRRLRPGPLIDFALGGLAVLVGSFWVLLLGGNGPIEAAKTFYERTFAFQNGRVTPWTIFTQVPLLEPLKLPLTLALGLLALLVACLPRTMTVRRLAALSAALVVGFQLVSSYWFYAYITWFEPLVFLALLPKTNWKSALDASPGRLAEDSA
- a CDS encoding metallopeptidase family protein: MNHAGGADDFYELVEKALESLPAGLSGMLENVAIVVEDWPNLSSPLSQDSNDLYGLYEGVPLDRRGAGYWAQLPDRITIFRGPLERDFPPEKLEEQVRITVIHELAHHFGIDDGHLEELGWA
- a CDS encoding SDR family NAD(P)-dependent oxidoreductase, with product ARREIEEGGGRAFPVLADATDHESVARAFGRIRSELGDPQVLVYNAGAFQPGGILEIEPERFDYCFRANCAGAFYCAREVLPAMAGAGRGTIILTGATASLRGSARFAALAVGKFGLRALAQSMAREFGPQGVHVAHVVIDGQIDTPRVRAMQPDRETHTMLSPGAIAETYWRLHVQDPTAWTLELDLRPAVERF
- a CDS encoding HD-GYP domain-containing protein produces the protein MGQDHLRTYLSTLAVFAVTLVVSWIYWYGVPLDGRFIGGAAVFVLLITAGRFISGESGERSGTGPQDVVLVCALSLMGPTWTAAAALPAAFFTARRDGWRAACEASSCVVAAHLAGMSFVPFHRPLLYARPEPTPEIFYGTFLAGAVLIASRDAAGVLFLKLREGRPILESWRESVQPYLGAHATGALASALAMSVFAAYEPAAAGVALAGAVASRTIASRSRARIERLRALQGRVKTLEETLSGARLWFAATMILELGRRDHYSHRHAAATAIYAGDLAREMGLEGSRAARVRLAALLHDIGMSSFPEELLLQPTHFEPAPQGALAEHPARGAQILSPVAGLEEMTGWVLWHHERPDGQGYPNGLRGRWIPVEAKIISVAQAYAALVLDNPCRNGVPPEEARAYLVAGAGREFDAGVVRAFLRILDTEAEDYKDASGARFTFPEPPETSRLRGLGHGA
- a CDS encoding MFS transporter, which gives rise to MESSGGSLFRNQGFVRLWVGQAISFLGDAISMVALVVLAAGLGGRASAVGGILVARLLPTLAGPFVGVLADRLDRKAILVGSDLARAALTLGIIFTRDIFTLYVLVFLIGLAKTFFNPTIRAAFPSVVAGGNLTRANSIISSTFSTSISVGPALGGFLVATAGLDVAFALDAVSFLISAIFLALVPFSRPEHAEDSGFFEEFRSGVGYLLLSRVPLAVVVGASLIVFTTDLVTPAEIFLARHFGAGTEGYGVLMSLYGVGMVAGSALMATVAERVRLLPVYLVALLGYAVALCGAGLSPLFTLALAAITLAGISNGVDNVTCDTILQTSVPENFLGRVFSVRFLGFGIGEAVAYPLGGLLTDATGPSHTYLIAGIATALALTFTIAMLRFAPSKRG
- a CDS encoding glycosyltransferase 87 family protein; this translates as MQRLPAEKAQEERATPLSVFAGLLAIGAGLYLLLMSLYLTLPPAQAKDSNDLKLYHAVAGAVLRGEIPYRDFFIEYPPGSLLAFLPPAPFAADRTTYSLYFASEMALVLVACMMLTAFSARASGRRAMAASLVFALGALVLYPVSTARYDPVVALTLAAAAACAARGRSLPAFAALGFGTAAKIIPALAAFPLAALGGARRLRRAGLGFGVLLLVVALFLVPAGLLGEQGLAASFGYQAGRGLQLESLASSVLLALGAVRWVGFSYGAFEVHGGWANLAASLSLPLTAALLLVCLFLLWRRHGPGGMPPALFPRYAAAFILAFMLGSKVLSPQYMIWLLPLVPLGAEGAFGVFLSAVFLVTCCLTTAIYPFHYHQLVVGHEPEVMLLLARNALLVILWFALLLAPAGKRAG
- a CDS encoding replication-associated recombination protein A, which encodes MDLFDSGGEEELSRRAPLAERLRPKTLDEVVGQGHLTGEGGPLREALERGRVGSVILWGPPGTGKTTLARVLSREVAEEFVPLSAVESGVKDLRAALEGARERLKYERRGTLLFVDEVHRFNKAQQDALLPALEEGLVDFIGATTENPSFEVTAPLLSRSRVLRLRPLQAGDLETLLERGLKELGVGISAEARDYLLRLSGGDARRMLNALEISAPGSEEVGIAEIERALGRQAPRYGREEHYDVISAFIKSVRGGDPDAALHYLARMIEAGEDPVFIARRLVILASEDVGNADPHALPLAVAAADAVRLVGMPEGRIPLAQATTYLASAPKSNAAYAGIGRALEDVRSGITPEVPLHLRNAPTDLMRKEGYGEGYEYLHASGREGMNQRYLPEELSETVYYEPKRRGAEKEIGERLERWRREREEREEGRA